From Chryseobacterium joostei, the proteins below share one genomic window:
- a CDS encoding phytase has protein sequence MKKITYYIAALVVFPFVTSCKGQNQSGEKLKPTVITETVVHDTDDPAIWINPKDASKSIIIGTDKDTDGGLYAFDLNGKITHKVLGLKRPNNVDIEYGFILNGKKKDIAAVTERETNKVKLYSLPELKEVGEFSVFDGETERGPMGISMYKNPETRDIFAIVGRKSGPKDGYLWQYKLSEKNGAITGEVVRKFGKYSGLKEIESIAVDDEAGYIYYSDEQFGIHQYNADPAKGNEELLVFGQGDFTSDVEGISIYPTSKGKGYILVSNQQNDTFNVYLRENPGKGRVAEIPVSTLESDGSEVTNVNLGAKFPKGAFVAMSNGRVFHMYDWRMIEERIKSAVKSSNPTK, from the coding sequence ATGAAAAAGATAACATATTATATAGCAGCACTTGTAGTCTTTCCTTTTGTAACAAGCTGTAAGGGGCAGAATCAGTCAGGAGAAAAACTAAAACCAACGGTTATTACGGAAACTGTAGTTCATGATACCGATGATCCTGCAATATGGATTAATCCCAAAGATGCTTCCAAGAGTATCATCATTGGAACAGATAAGGATACTGATGGCGGATTGTACGCCTTTGACCTTAATGGTAAGATCACTCACAAGGTTTTGGGACTAAAGCGTCCTAATAATGTTGACATTGAGTATGGCTTTATTTTAAATGGAAAAAAGAAAGACATCGCTGCCGTTACAGAGCGTGAAACCAACAAGGTAAAGCTTTATTCTCTTCCTGAACTGAAAGAGGTTGGCGAGTTTTCTGTATTTGATGGAGAAACGGAACGCGGCCCGATGGGAATTTCTATGTATAAAAATCCCGAAACAAGAGATATTTTCGCCATTGTAGGAAGAAAATCCGGTCCAAAAGACGGCTATCTCTGGCAATATAAACTTTCTGAAAAAAACGGAGCCATCACAGGAGAAGTGGTTCGTAAGTTTGGGAAATACAGCGGTCTGAAAGAAATTGAGAGTATTGCTGTAGATGATGAAGCGGGATATATTTATTATTCTGATGAGCAGTTTGGAATTCATCAATATAATGCGGATCCGGCAAAAGGGAATGAAGAGCTTCTGGTTTTCGGGCAAGGTGATTTCACCTCTGATGTGGAAGGAATCTCAATCTACCCTACTTCAAAAGGGAAAGGATACATTTTAGTTTCCAATCAGCAGAATGATACGTTTAATGTGTATTTAAGAGAAAATCCGGGAAAGGGACGCGTTGCAGAAATTCCAGTTTCTACTCTTGAAAGTGATGGTTCTGAGGTAACCAATGTTAATTTAGGGGCTAAATTTCCTAAAGGTGCATTTGTTGCCATGAGCAATGGAAGAGTCTTCCATATGTATGACTGGAGAATGATTGAAGAAAGAATTAAATCTGCAGTAAAAAGCTCAAATCCAACAAAATAG
- a CDS encoding DUF4236 domain-containing protein has protein sequence MAWSYRKRIKVIPGVHLNFSKKGISTSIGVKGASINFSKSGTTVSTTVLGFSNRYKISNTQSRSKYNPTPSQPNVPINESYFPDENIFSADIHEITSQNMQGIKEAIILAGQQKNELTSDLRKIIRTLSVTKTKKILSYIFLYGFINKDIPKNSDRDIKSQQEAIDQTRKMIEKCYVNLEIDFDHEIKRKFEKVYETFQKLTASRKIWDITSARFQDRVAMRSSASTIVSRREVHFSLKTLPYIKSDYQALYMKNANGADIYIYPTFIVMYTNENNFAIIGINELNFRQTYTRFTETSTVPADTKIISKTWAKVNKNGTPDRRFKSNYQIPVVRYGNIRLTTQTGLHEEYEFSNYELTEEFGKAFNEFQSEFR, from the coding sequence ATGGCTTGGAGCTACAGAAAAAGAATTAAAGTAATACCTGGTGTACATCTTAACTTCAGTAAAAAAGGGATATCAACTTCTATTGGTGTAAAAGGAGCCAGCATTAATTTTAGTAAATCCGGAACAACCGTCAGTACTACTGTTCTTGGATTTTCGAATCGTTATAAAATTTCAAATACTCAATCCAGATCAAAGTATAATCCCACTCCATCACAACCCAACGTGCCTATAAATGAATCTTATTTTCCTGATGAAAATATTTTTAGTGCAGATATTCATGAGATCACAAGTCAGAATATGCAGGGCATTAAGGAAGCAATTATTTTAGCAGGGCAGCAAAAGAATGAATTAACATCTGATCTTAGAAAAATTATAAGAACTCTTTCTGTAACAAAAACTAAGAAAATTTTAAGTTATATATTTCTTTATGGCTTTATCAATAAAGACATTCCAAAAAATTCAGACAGAGATATTAAATCTCAGCAGGAGGCTATTGACCAAACAAGAAAAATGATAGAAAAATGCTATGTTAATCTTGAAATTGATTTTGACCATGAAATCAAAAGAAAATTTGAAAAGGTTTATGAAACTTTCCAAAAACTTACTGCTTCCCGTAAAATTTGGGACATTACAAGTGCCCGCTTTCAAGACAGAGTCGCTATGCGTTCTTCTGCAAGTACCATAGTAAGCAGGCGTGAAGTTCATTTTTCACTTAAAACACTTCCTTATATAAAATCTGATTATCAGGCGTTGTATATGAAAAATGCAAATGGTGCTGATATTTATATTTATCCAACCTTTATTGTAATGTATACCAATGAAAATAATTTTGCCATTATAGGAATTAATGAACTGAATTTTCGACAAACCTATACCCGTTTCACTGAAACCTCAACAGTTCCCGCAGATACCAAAATCATTAGTAAAACCTGGGCTAAGGTCAATAAAAATGGAACTCCGGACAGAAGATTCAAAAGTAATTATCAGATTCCTGTGGTACGTTATGGAAATATCAGGCTCACTACTCAAACAGGTCTTCATGAAGAATATGAGTTCAGTAATTATGAACTGACCGAAGAATTTGGTAAGGCTTTTAATGAATTTCAGTCAGAATTTAGATAA
- a CDS encoding sterol desaturase family protein, producing the protein MNFNETELSGYLHLFWQFSWPQWIMFSLVINIFLYLFSIGIYLFIDKTCRKSKLQKQDHPVTKADFYLSLLTVFCNTLVMLIGVFLWKNGWIKVENILSPGTIVLEVMALLLLMDLLMYFFHYAAHLPFVYKLLHGKHHEHVSTNYLSLFVLHPFETIGFGMMMLILLMAYDFSVISISIYLLINLIWGTIGHLNREFFPASFDKFFVGTTRFHNQHHLEETKNFGFYTSIWDRLFRTYK; encoded by the coding sequence ATGAATTTTAATGAGACTGAGCTTTCCGGTTATTTGCACTTATTTTGGCAGTTTTCCTGGCCTCAATGGATCATGTTCAGTCTGGTCATTAACATTTTTCTGTACCTGTTTTCAATAGGCATATATCTGTTCATTGATAAAACCTGTCGCAAAAGTAAACTGCAGAAACAGGATCATCCCGTTACAAAGGCAGACTTCTATCTTAGTTTGCTTACCGTTTTTTGTAACACTCTTGTGATGCTGATAGGTGTTTTTTTATGGAAAAACGGCTGGATAAAGGTTGAAAATATCCTTTCACCGGGTACCATTGTTTTGGAAGTAATGGCATTGCTTCTTTTGATGGATCTTCTGATGTATTTCTTTCATTATGCTGCTCATTTACCTTTTGTATATAAGCTTTTGCATGGAAAACACCATGAGCATGTAAGCACCAATTATCTGAGCCTTTTTGTTCTTCATCCCTTTGAAACCATAGGCTTTGGAATGATGATGCTGATTTTGCTGATGGCTTATGATTTTTCTGTCATTTCAATTTCCATTTACTTGCTGATTAATCTTATTTGGGGAACCATAGGACATCTGAATCGGGAGTTTTTTCCTGCCAGTTTTGATAAATTCTTTGTAGGAACAACCAGATTTCATAATCAGCATCATTTGGAGGAAACTAAGAACTTTGGGTTTTATACCTCTATTTGGGACAGGTTGTTCAGGACTTATAAGTAA
- a CDS encoding TonB-dependent receptor — protein sequence MKKIFTSVLFCASIFFYAQTGTLSGNINDDTKIALPGAKISLSPGNIYTTSDEHGNFVFLNVPPGSYTMKVDYLGYGAHEYNVIVESEKNTRQNIVFDKKETNIAEIVVSGATLKNQARALNKQKNNSNITNVISSDQIGRFPDANIGDALKRVPGITIQNDQGEARNLIIRGLAPNLNSVTLNGDRIPSAEGDNRNVQMDLIPSDMISTIEVNKTLTPDMDADAIGGSVNLITRASPNGQRISATLAGGYNPIREKGNYTAGFIYGNRFLDKKLGAVFSFSYNNNNFGSDNIEPVWSQANDVAQTVYISKMGIRHYNEHRIRHSFDLNMDYEFNSKNKIYASAMYNFRNDKENRFALGYKIKPVYNTDESEITGWKGSITRQNKGGDSDNDNTRLEKQKVQNYALRGEHLLGTKVDLDWSMNYATASEDKPHQRYIEFENSKMNFSPDLSDPRKPMFNLLAADNLGSYKLSDLSDANSFTQEKEFGAKVNVRFPFSVIEDQKGRLRTGFRMRLKEKERDNDFYAFEPTSNMGSLLSVPTVYLDGKNFQPGNYVPGAFVDPAYLGGLNLFNSGQFNGKLKPSKFLSNNYSAKEQIYAGYIRWDQDFNDKLSMIVGARVETTKIDYTGNYVMNESNLVGKINNTNTYTNVLPNLSFKYVPMQDLVLRAAFTTAIARPNYYSLVPYLNVISEDEVISAGNPNLKATYAYNFDFMAEKYFKSVGILSGGIFYKNLNDFIYTYSRRNYTANDFSNEFAGQSNPIPAGESNWKFTQQRNGDNVDIYGFEVALQRQLDFIPGAFWKGMGVYVNYTYTQSKAKGITNEDGIERTDVGLPGAAPHMFNGSLSWENKRFSARVSMNYASHYIDELGGKSFDDRYYDKQFFLDANASYKITSQLRIFAEANNLTNQPLRYYQGIQSRTAQAEYYRPRFTLGVKFDF from the coding sequence GTGAAGAAAATTTTTACATCCGTTTTGTTTTGTGCTTCTATTTTTTTCTATGCACAAACCGGTACTCTTTCCGGAAACATCAATGACGATACTAAAATTGCCCTGCCGGGAGCCAAAATCTCCTTAAGCCCGGGAAATATTTATACAACCTCTGATGAGCATGGAAATTTTGTTTTCCTGAATGTTCCTCCCGGCAGTTATACCATGAAAGTGGATTATCTAGGCTATGGAGCGCATGAATATAATGTAATTGTAGAATCTGAAAAAAATACCCGGCAAAACATCGTTTTCGATAAAAAGGAAACAAATATTGCGGAAATCGTAGTTTCCGGAGCTACTTTAAAGAATCAGGCAAGAGCCCTGAACAAGCAGAAAAACAACTCCAATATTACCAATGTGATCTCTTCCGACCAGATCGGACGTTTTCCTGATGCGAATATTGGAGATGCCCTGAAACGTGTTCCGGGAATTACCATACAAAATGATCAGGGAGAAGCCAGAAACCTTATTATCAGAGGTCTTGCGCCCAACCTAAACTCGGTAACCCTGAATGGTGACAGAATTCCGTCTGCTGAGGGCGATAACCGTAATGTTCAGATGGACCTGATTCCCTCGGATATGATCTCTACCATTGAAGTGAACAAAACCCTAACTCCCGATATGGATGCTGATGCCATTGGTGGTTCTGTAAACCTTATCACAAGGGCTTCTCCTAACGGACAAAGAATTTCTGCAACATTGGCGGGAGGGTATAATCCGATTCGTGAAAAAGGAAATTATACGGCTGGATTTATATATGGAAATCGGTTTTTAGACAAAAAATTGGGAGCTGTATTTAGCTTTTCCTATAACAACAATAATTTTGGTTCAGACAATATAGAACCTGTATGGAGCCAGGCCAATGATGTGGCACAAACTGTTTATATAAGCAAAATGGGCATTCGTCATTACAATGAACATCGTATCAGGCATAGTTTTGATCTTAATATGGATTATGAGTTCAATTCAAAAAATAAGATCTATGCTTCTGCCATGTACAATTTCAGAAATGATAAGGAAAACAGGTTTGCGTTAGGCTATAAAATAAAACCGGTTTATAATACTGATGAATCCGAGATTACAGGCTGGAAAGGCAGCATCACAAGACAAAACAAGGGCGGAGATTCCGACAATGACAATACCCGCCTTGAAAAGCAGAAAGTTCAGAACTATGCCTTACGTGGAGAGCACTTACTGGGAACAAAAGTAGATCTTGACTGGTCTATGAACTACGCTACAGCCAGCGAAGATAAACCTCACCAGCGTTATATAGAGTTTGAAAACAGCAAAATGAATTTTTCACCGGATCTTAGTGACCCGAGAAAACCTATGTTCAATCTTCTTGCAGCAGATAACTTGGGAAGCTATAAATTGAGTGATCTTTCGGATGCCAACAGCTTTACACAGGAAAAGGAGTTTGGTGCCAAAGTGAATGTACGTTTTCCTTTTTCTGTAATTGAAGATCAAAAAGGAAGACTTCGTACCGGTTTCCGTATGCGTTTAAAGGAAAAGGAAAGAGATAATGATTTTTATGCCTTTGAACCCACCAGTAATATGGGTAGTCTTCTTTCTGTACCTACTGTATATCTTGATGGAAAAAACTTCCAGCCGGGGAATTATGTTCCCGGAGCATTCGTTGATCCCGCTTATTTGGGAGGATTGAATTTGTTTAATTCAGGACAATTCAATGGTAAGCTGAAACCATCAAAATTCCTTTCCAATAACTACAGTGCAAAGGAACAGATTTATGCAGGTTATATCCGTTGGGATCAGGATTTTAATGATAAGCTCTCCATGATTGTAGGGGCCCGTGTTGAAACCACAAAGATTGATTACACCGGAAATTATGTAATGAATGAAAGCAATCTGGTTGGAAAAATCAACAATACAAACACTTATACCAACGTACTTCCCAACTTATCATTTAAGTATGTTCCAATGCAGGATCTTGTCCTTCGTGCAGCATTTACAACAGCCATTGCCCGCCCGAATTACTACTCGTTGGTTCCTTACCTGAATGTAATTTCAGAAGATGAAGTTATTTCTGCAGGAAACCCGAATTTAAAGGCAACATATGCCTATAACTTCGACTTTATGGCAGAAAAGTACTTTAAGTCTGTGGGAATTCTTTCCGGAGGAATTTTTTATAAAAACCTGAACGACTTTATTTATACGTATTCCAGAAGAAATTACACGGCAAACGATTTTTCTAATGAGTTTGCAGGGCAATCTAATCCTATTCCCGCCGGAGAAAGCAACTGGAAATTTACCCAACAGCGTAATGGTGATAATGTAGATATTTATGGTTTTGAAGTGGCTTTACAAAGACAATTGGATTTTATTCCGGGAGCATTCTGGAAAGGCATGGGAGTATATGTCAACTATACTTATACCCAATCAAAAGCTAAAGGAATAACCAACGAAGATGGTATTGAAAGAACGGATGTTGGCCTTCCGGGAGCGGCGCCTCATATGTTCAACGGTTCGCTTTCATGGGAGAACAAGCGTTTTTCTGCAAGGGTTTCTATGAATTATGCGTCTCATTATATTGATGAATTGGGTGGAAAATCCTTTGATGATCGTTATTATGACAAGCAATTTTTCCTTGATGCCAATGCCTCCTATAAAATCACAAGCCAGTTAAGAATTTTTGCAGAAGCCAATAATCTAACGAATCAACCGTTAAGATACTACCAGGGAATTCAGAGCAGAACGGCACAGGCAGAATATTACAGGCCTAGATTTACTTTGGGGGTGAAATTTGATTTTTAA